The sequence below is a genomic window from Acetivibrio clariflavus DSM 19732.
ACAGCTGTTATTGCAGTGTTTACCAATCCTCCGATTAAAGCTCCGGCAGCTATATGCAACCAATGACCGTTAGGATCATCATATGTAATCGGGTCATTCTGGCAGTATGTATACAGGTTCAAACTAAGTGGATCGTTGTACTCTCCGGTATATGTATCTTCCGAAATAAATCTTGCTATTTTCGGATCATAATATCTTGATCTTAGGTAATAATATCCTGTATCGTCATCATAATAGTAACCTGAGTACTTATACGGATTCGGTTTGCTTTCCAGTTGATATAATATGTTTCCAAATATATCATAATCATACTCATTTACTGTATTGGCTGCACCATCTACAAGCTTTACAACATCCGCATGTCCATTGTACAGATAATACAGAGTATCGGAATCTCCCTTTATCTTACGGGCAATCAGGTTGACTCCCTGGATATTATGGCTTTCTAATCCATCGCTTCTTACTTCAAGCAATATACTCTGTCCATCGTAGTAATACTTTGTGGTTACTCCGTCTACTGTTTTTTCAACTCTTAATCCGAAAGCATCATATTTACTTGTCGATGTACTGTCCTGTGTCTTTGCAACTTTTAACTGATTAAACCCATCAAACGTATATTCAGATACGTTTATTACATCCCCTGGCTCTGTTGCAGCTACCTTTATCTGATTACCATTTCCGTCATAGGTGTATACAGTAGTAATATTCGAACCATTACGCACTTCTAAAACATCTGTCAAACGGTTTGATCTATCGTAATGGTATGTCAATTTTGAACTTACATCATTTAATGCGTCTTCAACCCATCAGGTAACTCCTTATAATCTAGCTCATCATATGTGTAGCTATGTAACTGACCATTCCTATCGCTTTTTTGCAGTAATCTTCCAATTTCATCATTCGAACATTTTAATTTTATTTCGTCTTCTATTAAAGAACATAAGCAAACTTGTTAAAAAGCGGTCTAATGAAAATCTCGTTTGAATTATAGTTGCTAAATTATCTATTAATTTGCTAGTATCTATATGTAAGCGTCAAATTGACGCTTACGCTAATTACCTGTTAGGATGCTTTTAGGGCACCATTTCTGCCCGGAGCAGGGACGAACTTCAATAGGTCCAAACTCGTCCACACATATCACTCGCGCATGCTCATTGTAGTCAGTATTGTAGGCTTCTTGGATGAGTTACTAATGCTCCAGTCCAAAATTTTTTCTATTAAGCCTAATTAATTCGTCCATATCAAATTCAGCATATTTTTCAATGAATGAATTATATCCATGTTCCAACTTATAATCTATTTCTTCCTTATAGAGTGGAATAACTGCAAAAAAGTTAATTGTCTTATTTCTATTAACTTTCAACTTAATAAACTCCTCATTAACTAATATAGGAGGCAACAAGATTATACCACAAAATTTTGTGTTATCGGCATAGTGCTGTGGTGGTTCACCATTAGGCATTGTATGTCCCCAAGACAACCATGTTCCATACTCATGTGGAAAACGTGCCAGCATTTTGAGCAAACCTAAAGGCCAATAATTTCTGTTGTCCTTTAATTCCTTATCTGAAACTTTCCAATCCGCTGGAAGGCATATCATCAACTCTGAAAACTTCCACTCCTCTTGACCCTTAGGAACATTCATCGGCATTGAGCTCATTCCCATTGTAACGAATGTATGATAATTCCTTTCTTCAGATGGTTCAATATGGTAAATGTCAATATGAACAGTATCTGAAAATATTTCATGATATGCATATGAAGGCTTACCGATATATCTCTCAATATGCTTTAGCAGTAATTCAGATTCTGCAGAATTAAAAACAGGAGGTTTCCAACCCATTTTGTTTTTACTCTCGTATATATAAGTCGTATGTTCAGAGTTTTCCTCTTTAAATTTTTTAAACAATGTATATCACCCCAATTTACAAATAAATAGTAAGTTAGTTTACTGTTCCTTATTCATTATAAGTATTATATTTTTATTTAAGAACAGATTACTTAGGATGCAAAAATAAAGATATGCTTATACTTATTAAATCAACTTTCGCAGGAAACAACTGATAGCTTTGCCTTGATATGAACAGGCAAACAAGTGACAAAGTAGTTGAGAAACTCGTTGACTGTTTCCTTTGTCAAAAGCAGTTTTTCCTGTAAAGTAGTTTTTAAAGCCTCTATTATAAGCTGCAGTGCCTCATGGAATTTAATGTCCTCAAGTTCATCGCAGCAATAGTAGAACAAAGTACCAATAGTGCGTAAATCAGTATTATTGCGGTTCTCAACCGCTAACATAATGTACCTTGAAAAAACAATAGTTGTATGGGCAACCATCATATCATAAGAACGACCTTGAAATTCCTTAGCCAGCTTAAGGTATGACTTACACATCTTGAAGAATACCTCTATGTCCCAGCGTTTTCCGTATATCCTGATTATCTCTGTTTCGGGAAGACTAGTATCTGTAGATATGAGAGCTAGCCATTTACTCTTGTTTCTTCGGTCACGGACAAAGACAATTTTTGCTGGAATGTGGTTTCCTTCTTTATCGTGTAATTCTACCATAACTGAAGCAAGGTAT
It includes:
- a CDS encoding RHS repeat-associated core domain-containing protein; the protein is MTYHYDRSNRLTDVLEVRNGSNITTVYTYDGNGNQIKVAATEPGDVINVSEYTFDGFNQLKVAKTQDSTSTSKYDAFGLRVEKTVDGVTTKYYYDGQSILLEVRSDGLESHNIQGVNLIARKIKGDSDTLYYLYNGHADVVKLVDGAANTVNEYDYDIFGNILYQLESKPNPYKYSGYYYDDDTGYYYLRSRYYDPKIARFISEDTYTGEYNDPLSLNLYTYCQNDPITYDDPNGHWLHIAAGALIGGLVNTAITAVSDFMEDGKFNKSWREYAGSFAEGAITGAIGAATGGASFIAAAAASAAGSVVGNAVGQYISKGKVDVKEALFAGATDLVTMGAGKLAGNLTKKGMNKFAKTAVGENVLKKANSVKSKVLNKISGVKTKVQSIVKRECKHPELGMCFTADTLVYTKDGHKRIEDIKVGDQVYSVNVDTGEKRTKNG
- the tnpB gene encoding IS66 family insertion sequence element accessory protein TnpB, translated to MDTSKLIDNLATIIQTRFSLDRFLTSLLMFFNRRRNKIKMFE
- a CDS encoding suppressor of fused domain protein, whose translation is MFKKFKEENSEHTTYIYESKNKMGWKPPVFNSAESELLLKHIERYIGKPSYAYHEIFSDTVHIDIYHIEPSEERNYHTFVTMGMSSMPMNVPKGQEEWKFSELMICLPADWKVSDKELKDNRNYWPLGLLKMLARFPHEYGTWLSWGHTMPNGEPPQHYADNTKFCGIILLPPILVNEEFIKLKVNRNKTINFFAVIPLYKEEIDYKLEHGYNSFIEKYAEFDMDELIRLNRKNFGLEH